The sequence CGGGAACTGTGATCGGTATGCAATTGTCGCTACTATGGCCGAACTTTATGGAATTGGCAGGACATATCATCTCGTTACCACTCTTTATGGAGACGTTTGCCTTTTTCTTTGAAGCGATTTTTTTAGGGATTTATTTATACACGTGGGATCGGTTCGAGAATCAGAAGAAACATTTACTATTGCTTGTTCCAGTGGCGATTGGTGCCTCTTTTTCAGCGGTTTTTATTACGATGGTCAATGCATTTATGAATGCGCCTCAAGGTTTTGACATTGTAAACGGTGAACTGGTTAATATCAGTCCGATTCTGGCGATGTTCAACCCGGCAATGCCGACGAAAGTAGCGCATGTTGTTGCAACTGCGTATATGACTTCGGCTTTTGTGCTGGCAGCTATCGGTGCATTTCGTCTCCTCAAAGGATCTAATCATATTTATCACAAAAAAGCGATTTATTTAATGATGAAAGTTGGTTTTGTCTTTTCGATCGCGACAGCGCTTATTGGAGACTTATCCGGTAAGTATTTAGCTGAATACCAGCCGGAAAAGCTGGCAGCTGCCGAATGGCATTTTGAAACAGAGGAAAATGCCTCACTGATTTTGTTCGGGGTACTGCAGGACGGGGAAGTGAAGTATCAGATTGAAATCCCATATGCTTTGAGTATTCTTGCTCATAGTAATCCAACTGCTGAAGTGACAGGGCTCAATGAATTTCCGGAAGATGAAATACCACCCTTGTATATCCATTACTTATTTAATATTATGGTCGCAATCGGTATGCTGATGCTGTTCGTATCGGGACTGTATTTATATGCGAAGCGTCGGGGCTGGCGTTTTGTTAATCAAAAGTGGTATCGCTGGCTGATCGTTGCTGGTGGACCGCTCTCGATTATCGCCATTGAAACCGGCTGGTGGTTGGCTGAAGTAGGCCGGCAGCCATGGATTTTACGAGGCATACTTAAAGTAGAAGATGCAGCAACGACTAGTAACCATGTTGATTTGATGCTGATTGCTTTTGCCTTGTTATATTTAGTGCTGGGTATCGGTTCAGTGGTGATACTATCCCGTATGTTTAGACGGAATCCGGTGGAACAAGAATTACAAGACCGCACTAGAGAAAAAGGGAGTGACTTTTAATGACATTAGAAATAATAGGCATCACCGTGCTATGGTTATTTCTATTCGGTTATGTCATCATTGCCTCAATCGATTTTGGAGCAGGCTTTTTCAATGCATACAGTCTGTTGACTAATAAAAATCACATTCTGATCAAGATTATCCAGCGCTATCTGTCCCCTGTCTGGGAAGTGACAAATGTATTTCTTGTCTTCTTCTTTGTAGGTATGATCGGCTTCTTTCCGAAGACTGCTTTTTATTACGGTACAACCTTACTCGTCCCCGCCAGTCTGGCACTTATCTTATTAGCGATTCGCGGTTCCTATTATGCATTTGAAACGTATGGGTCGCGAGGGCACAAAGGGTATGCTTTTGCATATGGGTTGTCTGGTTTGTTAATTCCGGCAGCGCTGTCTGTTTCGCTGGTGATTTCGGAGGGCGGATTTGTCTCGCTTGTAGACGGGGCTCCGGTATTGCACTACCAAGAATTATTTTACAGTCCATTAACGTGGAGCATCGTTTTTCTCGCGATTACATCTGTTTTGTATATTTCTTCCGTGTTTCTTACCTGGTATGCCAAGCATGCAGGAGATGAGGAGGCAACGGGTCTGATGCGTAAATACGCGCTCATCTGGGCGTTCCCGACCATGATAACTGCTTTTGGGATTATTGTTGAGCTTCGTGCGCACAATCCTGAACATTTTGAGAATATCGTTGACATATGGTGGGCTTTTCTCATATCAGGTCTATTGTTTATCGGAACTTTTTGGCTGATTTTAATGAAACGTCAATACGCACTTGCCTTTTGTATGCTGGTAGCACAATTTTTTATTGCTTTTCTTGGTTATGGCTGGTCACATCGACCTTATTTGTTGTATCCACACTTGACCTTATACGATGGGTTTACTAATGAAGCAATGGCAACGGCTTTAATTATTGCGTTTATTTTAGGTTTTCTGCTGCTGCTACCTTCCCTTCACTTACTGCTAAGACTGTTCTTGTTTAACAAAGAGTATGTAACAGGTAAGAAGAATCATCATGTATAGGAGGAAAAAAGATGAATGAATTTCTGATTTTTGTTGCACCATTCCTGATTATTATCGTAGCGCTTATATTCGTCTTCTGGTGGGCAGCTCGGGATAAAGATGCTTCTTGAATAATAAGCTTTTCTTTTTATTCCTTACTTACGCCTATCCGATTTATTGCATAGGATGGAGAGAAAGGTATAAGGAGAGGAGAATGGACGTGTATTATCAACCTTATTATTACCATAACTTCTACCCTGGCTATTATTATCGACCTGTACAGCAACAGCATCATTCAGCTGATTATGGTGGGCAGCCATATGTAGTAAATATAGACGAAGCTACGAAACAGAACCAGAACTATCGAACAGCGATATGGACTGGGGAACACCTGCAAGTGACGTTAATGAGTATTGGTGTGGGGCAAGATATTGGTTTAGAAGTACACCCTGATACAGATCAGTTTCTTCGGGTTGAACAAGGGCAAGGGATGGTCATGATGGGAGACGAAAAGAATTACTTGAATTATAAGCAATATGTGGGCGATGATTTTGCAATAATGGTACCAGCGGGAAAATGGCATAATATTGTCAACACCGGATATGAACCGCTAAAGTTATATTCGATCTACGCCCCGCCCGAGCATCCATATGGCACCGTACACCAAACAAAACAAAGCGCCATGCGAGCGGAATAACAGATAATGAAGCTGTCAAACTTGAGTTTGGCAGCTTGCTTTATTAGGATAAATATATGAGTAATCAAAGTTAAAATCTTTATATGGCAGACGATTTGAGAATAGATAAGAAGTAGTATCTGGCCCCTTAATTGTTGTCCCAATTCCATACATAACGATTTTGACACGAAATGTTCAGTATTTATTAAGTTTACCCAGATGAATAGCTTCTGGTGCTGTGATAGAATAAGAAGGGAAGTATTCTGCGCAAAACACTGATTTATTCTTATCACGGCGCTACTATCCCCATATCAAAATTCGAGAGGTAAATTAAGAAGCTAAGTGGGGGATAAACGGACGATAACTTCCTGATAAGTTTCGCTAGCAATCATAGAGGGTCAAAAACGCCCACTGCTTTATATAGACTAATTATTTTTATTGGATATAGAAAGGATAGATATATGATGAGTAATCAACATAACTCGCACCAGCAGTTGCCACCAAAAACATGTACAATTGATCGTCTTGTTACAATAGAAGCAGATGTAGAAAAAGTGATTAATGGAGAAAAAACGGCAACAAGACGAAATGGCCGATATGCAGATATTGGAGAGGTAATGACTTTGAAAGACCATCATTTCCGTGTCGATAAAGTGTATCAGCAGTCACTTGGAATGATTACAGATGAGGATGCTAAACGTGAAGGCTTTGGTAATTTAGAAGCATACAAACAAGCTATTTTAGCACTTCATCCTGGAATGCCATGGGGACCAAAAATGAAGGTGTGGGTACACGAGTTTAGTGCCGTTGATTAATGGTGTCATTCTGCCATTGACATATAACGACAAAACATGCTAAAGTTATCAATAATCAAAACGTTAACTTAATAGGATCTTGTCTTATCAAGAGAGGTGGAGGGAATGGCCCTTTGAAGCCTCGGCAACCATTAAGCATTGCTTAATACAGGTGCCAAATCCAACTAAGTCACTATACTTAGTAGAGATAAGGAGTTATAGTAGCAAGTTGAATCTCTCTATCTCTAGGTAGGGAGATTTTTGTATATGCAGAAAAATTTTAGTGGAGAGCTTAGTCGTTGACTCGTGCGATCTGTATGAAAAGCTTTTAGCAACTTTAAAAATCAGAATATTTGATATGTTCAAAAAACTATAAAGCTAGTAAAAAATTAAGAGGGTGAATACAGAATGTCGATTGTACTTATAGACGGAATACGAACACCTTTTGGAAAATGGAATGGGGCACTATCATCCTATTCAGCAACTGAATTAGCAAGTGAACCAGTGAAGTACTTGCATGAAAAATATCCTGAATTAGCACCGATTGATGGTGTGCTGTTAGCGGAAGTCATTCAGGCAGGGCAAGGCCAAAACCCTGCAAGGCAAGTAGCATATAAGGCTGGAATAAGCAGCGATACTCCTGCTATTACATTGAATAATGTTTGTTTAGGGGGAGTAGCGTCTGTCATTGATGCGACACGGAGAATTAAGTTGCAGGAAGGTACAACTTATATCGTCGGCGGGTTTGATTCCATGTCGAATGCACCTTATACGATAGCGAAGCATGTTAAAAAGTTTGGGCATCAAGCCATGACAGATACGTTAATACATGACGGCTTATGGTGTTCGTTGAGTGAGCAATCGATGGGAGCACTGACGGAACAGGCAAATCACCAATATGGCATTGACAGAGAGGAGCAGGATCACTTCGCCGCTCTCTCTCAACAGCGTGCAGCCTCAGCTCGGACCAAAGGATATTTACAAGATGAGATTTTGCCAATTCCCGGCTTGTTAGAGGAAGATGAGGGTATTCGTCCGCAGACAACGGCAGAAAAACTAGCAAACTTGAAACCTGCCTTTGCAGAGGGGGGCACGATTACGGCAGGGAATGCATCACAGATGACGGATGGAGCGAGTATCGGTATCGTCACATCTAGTGAAAAAGCTGATGCATTAGGTCTTGCTCCGCTTGCAACGATTACTGGTTGGGCAGAAACAGCAGGTCCGGATACCAGTTTGCAAACAAAACCAGCTGATGCGGTAGAGAAGCTGTTAACAGCACAACAGCTCTCGGTTGACGATATTGATTTATTTGAGATAAACGAAGCTTTTGCAAGTGTGGTTATTGCAAGCTGTCATGCGCTTAACATTGATATGGATAAGGTGAATGTTAACGGTGGAGCAATCGCGATTGGGCATCCACTAGGTGGAACAGGGTTTCGGTTAATTTTAACCTTAGCTAAAGAATTACAACGTCGTGGCGGTGGAAAAGGAATAGCTTCATTATGTGGCGGCGGTGGTCAAGGAATAGCGATTTTAATTGAAGTGCAAACGAAAGGAGAATGATCATGAGTAGTCAAATTGCAACGCATAACCGAGTATTATGGCAACCTTCCCAGCATGATACGGATCAGTCCCATCTAAAAGCATTTGCCGAGTTTGTTGATCAGCCGTTATTTCCATATGACAGACTGCACCGTTGGTCGATCACTCATATTGCGGAGTTTTGGTCAGCTGTATGGGATTACGCTGGTATCATTGGAGAAAAGGGCGATCGATATTACACTGCAGCAGCTTCCATGGCGGATGCGGTCTTTTTTCCAGATGCATCGCTTAATTTTGCAGAAAATGTCCTGCGCGCTAATCCTGACAACATAGCAGCCTATCAGGCAGACGAAACAGGTGTGACCCAAGCGATCACATTTCGAGATCTAAGCGAGCAAGTGGCTAAAGCGCAACATGGTTTAAGACAATTAGGTGTGAGAAAGGGCGATCGTGTAGCAGGTGTTACAACGAATAATATTGACGGCCTTGTAGCGTTATTGGCAACTGCTTCCCTTGGAGGAATCTGGACGTCTTGCTCACCGGATTTTGGTGCAAAAGGGATTATCGATCGAATTGGGCAAGTGCAGCCGAAAGTATTGATTGCTCACCTTCACTATCAATATAAAGGAAAACCATTTGATATTTCTGCTAAAGTCGAGGATATAGCAGCACAGATGGATAGTATACAGCATGTAGTGACTACGACAGATATTACGGATGGTGCGATAAGCTGGGAATCACTATTAGATAATCAAGCTGTTAAGCCAGAATTCGAACAAGTAAACTTCAGTGACCCTCTTTATATTTTGTACACGTCAGGTACAACCGGTTTGCCGAAAGCGATTGTCCATTCAGTTGGTGGTACATTGTTGCAACATGTCAA is a genomic window of Gracilibacillus salinarum containing:
- a CDS encoding cupin domain-containing protein, with translation MDVYYQPYYYHNFYPGYYYRPVQQQHHSADYGGQPYVVNIDEATKQNQNYRTAIWTGEHLQVTLMSIGVGQDIGLEVHPDTDQFLRVEQGQGMVMMGDEKNYLNYKQYVGDDFAIMVPAGKWHNIVNTGYEPLKLYSIYAPPEHPYGTVHQTKQSAMRAE
- a CDS encoding cytochrome d ubiquinol oxidase subunit II encodes the protein MTLEIIGITVLWLFLFGYVIIASIDFGAGFFNAYSLLTNKNHILIKIIQRYLSPVWEVTNVFLVFFFVGMIGFFPKTAFYYGTTLLVPASLALILLAIRGSYYAFETYGSRGHKGYAFAYGLSGLLIPAALSVSLVISEGGFVSLVDGAPVLHYQELFYSPLTWSIVFLAITSVLYISSVFLTWYAKHAGDEEATGLMRKYALIWAFPTMITAFGIIVELRAHNPEHFENIVDIWWAFLISGLLFIGTFWLILMKRQYALAFCMLVAQFFIAFLGYGWSHRPYLLYPHLTLYDGFTNEAMATALIIAFILGFLLLLPSLHLLLRLFLFNKEYVTGKKNHHV
- the cydS gene encoding cytochrome bd oxidase small subunit CydS gives rise to the protein MNEFLIFVAPFLIIIVALIFVFWWAARDKDAS
- a CDS encoding acetyl-CoA C-acyltransferase — protein: MSIVLIDGIRTPFGKWNGALSSYSATELASEPVKYLHEKYPELAPIDGVLLAEVIQAGQGQNPARQVAYKAGISSDTPAITLNNVCLGGVASVIDATRRIKLQEGTTYIVGGFDSMSNAPYTIAKHVKKFGHQAMTDTLIHDGLWCSLSEQSMGALTEQANHQYGIDREEQDHFAALSQQRAASARTKGYLQDEILPIPGLLEEDEGIRPQTTAEKLANLKPAFAEGGTITAGNASQMTDGASIGIVTSSEKADALGLAPLATITGWAETAGPDTSLQTKPADAVEKLLTAQQLSVDDIDLFEINEAFASVVIASCHALNIDMDKVNVNGGAIAIGHPLGGTGFRLILTLAKELQRRGGGKGIASLCGGGGQGIAILIEVQTKGE
- a CDS encoding ASCH domain-containing protein — translated: MSNQHNSHQQLPPKTCTIDRLVTIEADVEKVINGEKTATRRNGRYADIGEVMTLKDHHFRVDKVYQQSLGMITDEDAKREGFGNLEAYKQAILALHPGMPWGPKMKVWVHEFSAVD
- a CDS encoding cytochrome ubiquinol oxidase subunit I; this translates as MANEEAVFFSRVLTELTLTFHIIYATIGVGVPLMIMIAQWVGIKKNDEHYILLARRWTRGFVITVAVGVVTGTVIGMQLSLLWPNFMELAGHIISLPLFMETFAFFFEAIFLGIYLYTWDRFENQKKHLLLLVPVAIGASFSAVFITMVNAFMNAPQGFDIVNGELVNISPILAMFNPAMPTKVAHVVATAYMTSAFVLAAIGAFRLLKGSNHIYHKKAIYLMMKVGFVFSIATALIGDLSGKYLAEYQPEKLAAAEWHFETEENASLILFGVLQDGEVKYQIEIPYALSILAHSNPTAEVTGLNEFPEDEIPPLYIHYLFNIMVAIGMLMLFVSGLYLYAKRRGWRFVNQKWYRWLIVAGGPLSIIAIETGWWLAEVGRQPWILRGILKVEDAATTSNHVDLMLIAFALLYLVLGIGSVVILSRMFRRNPVEQELQDRTREKGSDF